In Festucalex cinctus isolate MCC-2025b chromosome 5, RoL_Fcin_1.0, whole genome shotgun sequence, a single genomic region encodes these proteins:
- the serpind1 gene encoding heparin cofactor 2, giving the protein MQLIVTIVSVACLLVSPALAGIKDLSSHFSQSNPDPRGFQANGAGDMEDIPLEFHKENTITNDLVFDGFEDQDYIDFDKILSAGSDDYIEGDEIDEIATPAPDIDIFAEPSDPKIRRARLLRLFHGRSRLQRLNIANALFGFNLYRSLRNDVNQSDNILLAPAGISIAMGMMSLGGGPATQEQIYKVLGFAEFVNASSHYDNSTVHKLFRKLTHRLFRRNYGYTLRSVNDVYVKKNVSVKDTFRAETKAYYFAEPQSVDFSDAAFLNKANSRILKITKGLIKEPLKSVDPNMVLMLLNYLYFKGTWEQKFPKEMTHYRNFRVNDKTTVRVPMMTNKGNYLAAADHELDCDILQLPYSGDISMLIALPRKITGMRNLEQEISPTVVNKWLKNMTNRTREVVLPRFKLEQNYDLIANLKEMGLTDLFQDGADLSGMTSEKVALNWLKHQGTITVNEEGTEAAALTQVGFMPLSSQIRFVVDHPFLFLIYEHRTDCVVFMGRVANPAQN; this is encoded by the exons ATGCAGTTGATAGTCACAATCGTCTCTGTGGCCTGCCTACTGGTTAGTCCAGCACTGGCTGGCATCAAAGACCTCAGTTCACACTTTAGTCAATCTAACCCGGACCCCAGAGGATTTCAAGCAAACGGTGCAGGGGATATGGAAGATATCCCCTTGGAGTTCCACAAAGAAAACACCATCACCAACGACCTGGTGTTTGATGGCTTTGAAGACCAAGACTACATTGATTTTGATAAGATCCTGTCTGCAGGCAGTGACGACTACAT TGAAGGGGATGAGATTGACGAGATTGCCACTCCCGCCCCCGACATTGACATATTCGCCGAACCGTCCGACCCAAAGATTCGTCGCGCCAGACTCCTGCGGCTCTTCCACGGCCGCTCCCGCCTCCAACGCCTCAACATCGCCAATGCCCTCTTCGGCTTCAACCTCTATCGAAGTCTCCGTAACGATGTCAACCAGAGCGACAACATTCTCCTCGCACCTGCTGGGATCTCCATCGCCATGGGAATGATGTCATTAGGAGGCGGACCCGCGACCCAGGAACAGATCTACAAAGTTCTGGGGTTCGCCGAATTTGTCAACGCCAGCAGTCACTATGACAACAGCACAGTGCATAAACTTTTCAGGAAGTTGACCCACAGGCTCTTCCGGAGAAATTATGGCTACACGCTCCGCTCCGTCAACGACGTCTACGTAAAGAAGAACGTGTCGGTGAAAGATACATTCCGTGCAGAGACGAAGGCTTATTATTTCGCAGAGCCGCAATCTGTGGACTTTAGCGACGCTGCCTTCTTGAACAAGGCCAACAGTCGAATCCTAAAGATCACTAAGGGACTCATCAAGGAGCCGCTCAAGAGCGTAGACCCGAATATGGTGCTTATGCTGCTCAACTATTTATACTTTAAAG GAACATGGGAACAGAAATTCCCCAAAGAGATGACCCACTACCGCAACTTCCGAGTGAATGACAAGACAACCGTACGAGTGCCGATGATGACCAACAAGGGGAACTACCTGGCCGCTGCCGACCACGAACTAGACTGTGACATCCTACAG CTTCCGTACTCAGGAGACATCAGCATGCTCATCGCCTTGCCGAGGAAGATAACAGGTATGAGGAACTTGGAGCAGGAGATCTCGCCCACAGTGGTCAACAAGTGGCTCAAAAACATGACCAACAG GACCCGTGAGGTGGTGCTACCTCGCTTTAAACTGGAGCAGAACTACGACTTGATTGCGAATCTGAAGGAGATGGGTCTGACTGACTTGTTCCAGGATGGCGCAGACCTTTCTGGAATGACCTCAGAAAAGGTGGCTTTGAACTGG CTTAAGCACCAAGGAACCATCACTGTGAACGAGGAAGGAACGGAGGCGGCTGCTCTGACCCAGGTGGGCTTCATGCCTCTCTCCTCCCAGATCCGCTTCGTAGTGGACCACCCGTTCCTCTTCCTCATCTACGAGCACCGTACGGACTGCGTTGTGTTCATGGGCCGAGTGGCCAACCCGGCACAaaactaa